Proteins encoded within one genomic window of Mycolicibacterium aubagnense:
- a CDS encoding phage holin family protein, whose translation MSNGDRKNGAVPATVTSIPLVDPHAPKADPSIGDLVKEATAQMSTLVRAEVELARAEITADVKKGLTGSVLFIAALVVLFYSTFFFFFFLGSLLELWLPSWASYLIVFALMVLTTGALAFLGFLKVRKIRGPRDTIATVKEAKVALTPGHDKSSSQSIARTASSDTSGW comes from the coding sequence GTGAGCAATGGCGATCGCAAGAATGGCGCAGTTCCAGCCACGGTGACCTCGATCCCGCTGGTGGATCCGCATGCGCCCAAGGCTGATCCGTCGATCGGCGATCTGGTCAAGGAAGCCACCGCGCAGATGTCGACGCTGGTGCGCGCCGAGGTCGAACTGGCGCGTGCCGAGATCACCGCCGACGTGAAGAAGGGCCTGACCGGCAGCGTCCTGTTCATCGCCGCACTGGTGGTGCTGTTCTACTCGACGTTCTTTTTCTTCTTCTTCCTCGGTTCGCTACTCGAGCTGTGGCTGCCCAGCTGGGCGTCGTACCTCATCGTCTTCGCACTCATGGTGCTGACGACCGGTGCGCTCGCGTTCCTGGGCTTCCTCAAGGTGCGCAAGATCCGCGGGCCGCGGGACACCATCGCCACGGTCAAGGAGGCCAAGGTGGCGCTGACGCCGGGCCACGACAAGTCCTCGAGTCAGAGCATCGCCCGCACGGCTTCTAGCGACACCTCAGGCTGGTAG
- a CDS encoding alpha/beta fold hydrolase encodes MPPPDPSVVRIDGPWRHLQVHANGIRFHVVEGEGSEPDQRNADGSSNAERPLVILLHGFASFWYSWRHQLRDLRGARVVAVDLRGYGGSDKPPTGYDGWTLAGDTAGLVRALGHHSAVLVGHADGGLVCWATAMLHPRAVRGIALISSPHPMALRSSTLTDRAQRAALLPAMLRNQVPWWPEHVLTRQNGAAVEQLVRSRAGAAWPASEDFAQTATHLRTAIQIPSAAHSALEYQRWAARSQVRSEGRRFMRAMKQRTTVPILHLHGTADPYVLDDPVRRTQRYAPQTRFVSVTGAGHFAHEEQPSSVTSELSTFLHQLSG; translated from the coding sequence GTGCCGCCACCTGATCCGTCGGTCGTCCGGATCGACGGTCCGTGGCGACACCTCCAGGTGCACGCGAACGGGATCCGCTTCCACGTCGTCGAGGGCGAAGGTTCGGAGCCCGACCAGCGGAACGCGGACGGTTCCTCCAACGCGGAGCGCCCGTTGGTGATCCTGCTGCACGGATTCGCCTCGTTCTGGTACTCGTGGCGCCATCAGCTGCGCGACCTCCGCGGTGCCCGGGTGGTCGCGGTGGACCTGCGCGGCTACGGCGGCAGCGACAAACCACCGACCGGCTACGACGGCTGGACGCTGGCCGGGGACACCGCCGGCCTGGTGCGCGCGCTGGGACACCATTCCGCGGTACTGGTCGGGCACGCCGACGGCGGCCTGGTCTGCTGGGCCACGGCGATGCTGCATCCGCGGGCGGTGCGGGGTATCGCGCTGATCAGTTCACCCCATCCGATGGCGCTGCGGTCCTCGACGCTGACCGATCGGGCCCAGCGCGCGGCCCTGTTGCCCGCGATGCTGCGCAACCAGGTGCCGTGGTGGCCCGAACACGTCCTCACACGCCAGAACGGCGCCGCCGTCGAGCAGCTCGTCCGCAGCCGCGCCGGCGCCGCCTGGCCGGCGTCGGAGGATTTCGCGCAGACGGCTACCCACCTGCGTACCGCGATTCAGATCCCGTCGGCCGCGCACTCGGCGCTGGAGTACCAGCGCTGGGCGGCGCGCAGTCAGGTCCGCAGCGAGGGCCGGCGCTTCATGCGCGCGATGAAACAGCGCACCACGGTACCGATCCTGCATCTGCACGGCACCGCCGATCCCTACGTGCTCGACGACCCGGTCCGCCGGACCCAGCGCTACGCTCCGCAGACCCGCTTCGTATCCGTCACCGGCGCAGGGCATTTCGCGCACGAAGAGCAGCCGTCGAGCGTCACCTCGGAGCTGTCGACATTCCTGCACCAGCTATCCGGCTGA
- the marP gene encoding acid resistance serine protease MarP produces the protein MTPSQWLDLAVLSVAFVAAVSGWRSGALGSLLSFLGVVLGAVAGVLLAPHVVAHVDGARSKLFIALFLILGLVVVGEIAGVVLGRAVRGAMRNDVVRGFDSVVGMALQLVAVLVAAWLLATPLTSSDQPNLAAAVNGSRVLSEVNDVAPAWLKRVPTRLSALLNTSGLPSVLQPFGRTPIVSVSAPDPALVGDPAVAAAKGSVVKIRGVAQSCQKVLEGTGFVVAPGRVMSNAHVVAGSNSVTVQVDDKSYDAKVVSYDPEADISILDAPDLPAAPLKFDMQEAQTGTGAVVMGYPGGGEFAATPARIREIIKLNGPDIYHSTTVTREVYTIRGNVRQGNSGGPLIDGNGKVLGVVFGAAVDDADTGFVLTADEVAKQMAKVDNQDAVPTGRCISAG, from the coding sequence ATGACACCTTCACAATGGCTGGATCTGGCCGTTCTGTCCGTCGCATTCGTCGCCGCCGTCTCGGGCTGGCGGTCCGGGGCGTTGGGCTCTCTGCTGTCTTTTCTCGGTGTGGTGCTCGGCGCGGTGGCCGGTGTGCTGCTCGCGCCCCATGTGGTGGCGCATGTCGACGGCGCGCGTAGCAAGCTCTTCATCGCCCTGTTCCTGATCCTGGGCCTGGTCGTCGTCGGCGAGATCGCCGGTGTGGTGCTGGGCCGCGCGGTCCGCGGTGCCATGCGCAACGACGTGGTGCGCGGATTCGACTCGGTGGTCGGCATGGCCCTGCAACTGGTCGCGGTCCTGGTCGCCGCCTGGTTGCTGGCCACCCCGCTGACGTCGTCGGACCAGCCGAATCTGGCTGCGGCGGTGAACGGCTCGCGCGTGCTGTCAGAGGTCAACGATGTCGCGCCGGCCTGGCTGAAGCGGGTGCCGACCCGGCTCTCGGCGCTGCTGAACACCTCCGGCTTGCCGTCGGTGCTGCAGCCGTTCGGCCGTACCCCGATCGTCAGCGTCTCGGCTCCGGATCCCGCGCTCGTGGGCGATCCGGCGGTGGCCGCCGCCAAGGGCAGTGTTGTGAAGATCCGCGGCGTGGCGCAGAGCTGCCAGAAGGTGCTCGAGGGCACCGGATTCGTGGTGGCGCCCGGCCGGGTGATGTCCAACGCCCACGTGGTGGCCGGCTCCAACAGCGTCACCGTCCAGGTCGACGACAAGAGCTATGACGCCAAGGTCGTCTCCTACGACCCCGAGGCCGACATCTCGATTCTCGATGCGCCCGACCTGCCCGCGGCGCCGCTGAAGTTCGACATGCAGGAAGCCCAGACCGGCACCGGGGCGGTGGTGATGGGCTACCCGGGCGGCGGTGAATTCGCCGCGACCCCGGCCCGCATCCGCGAGATCATCAAACTCAACGGGCCGGACATCTACCACTCCACGACCGTCACGCGTGAGGTCTACACCATCAGAGGCAATGTCCGCCAAGGCAATTCGGGCGGTCCGCTGATCGACGGCAATGGCAAGGTGCTCGGTGTCGTGTTCGGCGCCGCGGTCGACGACGCCGACACCGGCTTCGTGCTCACCGCCGACGAGGTGGCCAAGCAGATGGCCAAGGTCGACAACCAGGACGCGGTCCCGACCGGACGGTGCATCTCAGCCGGATAG
- a CDS encoding NUDIX hydrolase, producing the protein MNVLNPQAAPAWLRPLVDNAADLPQAYRRRVPASVLAAITAAGATATLTGTKRDAAVLVLFSGAPDAPAGALPPDADLLVTVRASTLRHHAGQAAFPGGASDPEDGGPVGTALREATEETGIDTSRLHVLATLDRMFIPPSGFHVVPVLAYSPDPGHVLAVDPAETAIAARVPVRAFVNPENRLMVYRKENTRRFAGPAFLLNQMLVWGFTAQVISAMLDVAGWAEPWNTDVIEELDAAMALLGDSSGYRVDQP; encoded by the coding sequence GTGAACGTGCTGAACCCGCAGGCCGCCCCGGCCTGGCTGCGGCCGCTGGTCGACAACGCGGCAGACCTGCCGCAGGCCTACCGCCGCCGGGTGCCGGCGAGCGTGTTGGCGGCCATCACCGCCGCAGGGGCCACCGCGACATTGACCGGCACCAAACGGGACGCGGCGGTCCTGGTGCTGTTCTCGGGGGCGCCCGACGCCCCGGCTGGTGCGCTGCCGCCCGATGCCGACCTGCTGGTCACCGTCCGCGCGTCGACGTTGCGGCATCATGCCGGGCAGGCGGCCTTCCCGGGTGGCGCGTCCGATCCGGAGGACGGCGGTCCCGTCGGCACCGCGCTGCGCGAGGCGACCGAGGAGACCGGTATCGACACCTCGCGGCTGCACGTGCTGGCGACATTGGACCGAATGTTCATCCCGCCCTCGGGTTTTCACGTGGTCCCGGTGCTCGCGTACTCACCCGACCCCGGTCACGTCCTCGCTGTCGACCCGGCGGAGACGGCCATCGCCGCGCGGGTTCCGGTGCGCGCCTTCGTCAATCCCGAGAATCGGTTGATGGTGTACCGCAAGGAGAACACGCGGCGGTTCGCCGGCCCGGCATTTCTGCTCAACCAGATGCTGGTGTGGGGCTTCACCGCTCAGGTGATCTCCGCGATGCTCGACGTCGCAGGCTGGGCCGAGCCGTGGAACACCGACGTCATCGAGGAACTGGATGCGGCAATGGCGCTGCTGGGGGACTCCAGCGGCTACCGTGTGGATCAACCATGA
- a CDS encoding TlpA family protein disulfide reductase, which yields MSRSTRWTVVVLAVFAVLGVALWRQLGDNQTASGPAGRQAGQLNGARAHRDADTPAALAGPRAEAALPPCPAPQGGPGPGALQGITVDCAADGAPVDVAKALAGRAVVLNLWAYWCGPCADELPALAEYQRRMGTRVTVVTVHQDENETAGLLRLADLGVKLPMLQDGRRLVAAALGVPNVMPATVVLRPDGSVAHVLPRPFTSADEIASAVNSQW from the coding sequence GTGAGTCGATCGACCCGCTGGACCGTGGTGGTGCTGGCCGTGTTCGCCGTTCTCGGCGTGGCGCTGTGGCGGCAGCTGGGCGACAACCAGACCGCGTCCGGGCCGGCGGGCCGGCAGGCCGGCCAGCTCAACGGGGCCCGGGCGCATCGCGACGCCGATACCCCGGCGGCGCTGGCCGGGCCACGGGCCGAAGCGGCGCTGCCGCCCTGTCCCGCCCCGCAGGGCGGACCCGGGCCGGGGGCCCTGCAGGGCATCACGGTGGACTGCGCGGCTGACGGCGCGCCCGTCGACGTCGCGAAGGCCCTCGCCGGCCGGGCCGTGGTGCTGAACCTGTGGGCCTACTGGTGCGGACCCTGCGCCGACGAACTGCCGGCCCTGGCCGAGTATCAGCGCCGGATGGGTACCCGGGTGACCGTGGTGACGGTTCATCAGGACGAGAACGAGACCGCCGGGCTGCTGCGGCTGGCCGACCTGGGCGTCAAGCTGCCGATGCTGCAAGACGGCCGCCGGCTGGTCGCGGCCGCGCTGGGCGTGCCCAACGTGATGCCTGCGACCGTGGTGCTGCGCCCGGACGGTAGCGTGGCGCACGTCCTGCCCCGGCCGTTCACCAGTGCCGATGAGATCGCCAGTGCAGTGAATTCACAATGGTGA
- the nth gene encoding endonuclease III: protein MPARRSTAKYDRETHLGLVRRARRMNRELAQAFPHVYCELDFTNPLELAVATILSAQCTDKRVNLTTPALFAKYPTALDYAQAHRTELEELIRPTGFYRNKATSIIGLGQALVARFDGEVPDTLDELVTLPGVGRKTANVILGNAFDIPGITVDTHFGRLVRRWRWTAEEDPVKVEHAVGELIPRKEWTLLSHRVIFHGRRVCHARTPACGVCVLARDCPSYGIGPTDLATAAALVKGPETEHLLALAGITE, encoded by the coding sequence GTGCCTGCGCGACGATCCACCGCAAAATACGACCGCGAAACCCACCTCGGTCTGGTGCGTCGCGCGCGGAGGATGAATCGTGAACTGGCGCAGGCATTTCCGCACGTCTACTGCGAACTGGACTTCACCAATCCGCTGGAGCTCGCGGTGGCCACCATCCTGTCGGCGCAGTGCACGGATAAGAGAGTGAACCTCACGACGCCGGCGTTGTTCGCCAAGTACCCGACCGCGCTGGACTATGCGCAGGCCCACCGGACCGAGCTCGAGGAACTGATCCGGCCCACCGGCTTCTACCGCAACAAGGCGACGTCGATCATCGGGCTGGGCCAGGCACTGGTGGCCCGCTTCGACGGCGAGGTGCCGGACACCCTGGACGAGCTGGTCACGCTGCCCGGCGTGGGCCGCAAGACCGCCAACGTCATCCTCGGCAACGCCTTCGACATCCCGGGCATCACCGTGGACACCCACTTCGGGCGGCTGGTACGGCGCTGGCGCTGGACCGCCGAAGAGGACCCGGTCAAGGTTGAACACGCGGTCGGGGAGTTGATCCCGCGCAAGGAGTGGACCCTGCTGTCGCACCGCGTGATCTTCCACGGGCGCCGGGTCTGCCACGCCCGCACGCCGGCCTGCGGCGTGTGCGTCCTGGCCCGCGACTGCCCGTCCTACGGCATCGGGCCGACGGACCTGGCGACCGCGGCGGCGCTGGTCAAGGGGCCGGAGACCGAGCATCTGCTGGCACTGGCCGGGATCACCGAGTGA
- the crp gene encoding cAMP-activated global transcriptional regulator CRP, whose protein sequence is MDEILARAGIFQGVEPTAVSALTKQLQPVDFPRGHTVFAEGEPGDRLYIIISGKVKIGRRSPDGRENLLTIMGPSDMFGELSIFDPGPRTSSAITITEVRAVSMDREALRAWIADRPEIAEQLLRVLARRLRRTNNNLADLIFTDVPGRVAKQLLQLAQRFGTQEGGALRVTHDLTQEEIAQLVGASRETVNKALADFAHRGWIRLEGKSVLISDSERLARRAR, encoded by the coding sequence GTGGACGAGATCCTGGCGAGGGCCGGAATCTTCCAGGGTGTCGAGCCCACCGCGGTATCCGCACTGACCAAACAGCTGCAACCGGTCGACTTCCCCCGCGGACACACCGTGTTCGCCGAGGGCGAGCCGGGTGACCGCCTCTACATCATCATCTCCGGCAAGGTGAAGATCGGCCGCCGGTCACCGGACGGCCGGGAAAACCTGCTGACCATCATGGGTCCGTCGGACATGTTCGGTGAGCTGTCGATCTTCGACCCGGGTCCCCGGACCTCGAGCGCCATCACCATCACCGAGGTGCGGGCGGTCTCGATGGACCGTGAAGCGCTCCGTGCGTGGATCGCGGACCGTCCGGAGATCGCCGAGCAGCTGCTGCGCGTGCTCGCGCGCCGGTTGCGCCGCACCAACAACAACCTGGCCGATCTGATCTTCACCGACGTGCCCGGTCGGGTGGCCAAGCAGCTGCTGCAGCTGGCCCAGCGGTTCGGCACGCAGGAGGGCGGCGCCCTGCGCGTCACCCACGACCTGACCCAGGAAGAGATCGCGCAACTCGTCGGCGCCTCGCGCGAAACCGTGAACAAGGCACTCGCCGACTTCGCGCACCGCGGCTGGATCCGGCTCGAGGGCAAGAGCGTGCTGATCTCCGACTCGGAGCGGCTGGCCCGCCGAGCGCGCTAG
- a CDS encoding MBL fold metallo-hydrolase encodes MNHPAYGVLRPVLETDTVSAGVLLCDNPGIMTLDGTNTWVLRGPGSDEMVVVDPGPDDDAHLERIAALGKIPLVLISHKHDDHTGGIDKLVGMTGAVVRSVGSGFLRGLGGPLADGEVIDAAGLRIKVMATPGHTADSLSFLVDEAVLTADTVLGRGTTVIDNEDGSLRDYLESLRRLQGLGRRTVLPGHGADLPDLSKVTAMYLAHREERLDQVRGALQVLGDEASARQVVEHVYTDVDQKLWDAAEKSVQAQLDYLRTA; translated from the coding sequence ATGAATCATCCTGCGTATGGCGTGCTGCGGCCGGTGTTGGAAACAGACACAGTGTCGGCCGGCGTCTTACTCTGCGACAACCCGGGCATCATGACGCTCGACGGCACCAACACCTGGGTGCTGCGCGGGCCCGGTAGCGACGAGATGGTCGTCGTCGACCCGGGGCCTGACGACGATGCGCACCTGGAGCGGATCGCCGCGCTGGGCAAGATTCCGCTGGTGCTGATCAGCCACAAGCACGACGACCACACCGGTGGCATCGACAAACTCGTCGGCATGACCGGGGCAGTGGTGCGGTCGGTGGGTAGCGGCTTTCTGCGCGGCCTGGGCGGACCGCTCGCCGACGGCGAGGTGATCGACGCCGCGGGCCTGCGGATCAAGGTCATGGCTACGCCGGGGCATACGGCCGATTCGCTGTCTTTCCTCGTCGACGAGGCCGTCTTGACCGCGGACACGGTCTTGGGCCGTGGCACCACCGTCATCGACAACGAGGACGGCAGCCTGCGCGACTACCTGGAATCACTGCGGCGGCTGCAGGGGCTGGGCAGACGGACCGTCCTGCCCGGGCATGGTGCCGATCTGCCTGATCTATCCAAGGTGACGGCGATGTACCTCGCGCACCGCGAGGAACGGCTGGACCAGGTGCGGGGCGCCCTGCAGGTGCTCGGTGACGAGGCGTCGGCGCGGCAGGTGGTCGAGCACGTCTACACCGACGTCGACCAGAAGCTGTGGGACGCCGCGGAGAAATCGGTTCAGGCCCAGTTGGACTACCTGCGGACTGCTTAA
- a CDS encoding RidA family protein, whose protein sequence is MSISDRLAELGIELPEVVAPLAAYVPAVRTGNLVYTSGQLPMQGGTLPAEGKVGAEVSADDGKALARICGLNALAAVHALVGIDSVVRVVKVVGFVASAPGFNGQPAVINGASELLGEVFGPAGAHARSAVGVSELPLNAPVEVELIVEIA, encoded by the coding sequence GTGAGTATTTCCGACCGGTTGGCCGAACTCGGCATCGAGCTCCCGGAAGTCGTTGCGCCACTGGCGGCGTATGTGCCCGCGGTCCGCACCGGAAATCTCGTCTACACCTCGGGGCAGTTGCCCATGCAGGGCGGCACGCTGCCGGCCGAAGGCAAGGTCGGCGCTGAGGTCAGCGCCGACGACGGCAAGGCCCTGGCTCGGATCTGTGGACTCAACGCGCTGGCCGCGGTGCACGCGCTGGTCGGCATCGACTCGGTGGTGCGCGTGGTCAAGGTCGTCGGATTCGTCGCCTCGGCGCCGGGGTTCAACGGCCAGCCCGCGGTGATCAACGGGGCGTCCGAGTTGCTGGGCGAGGTGTTCGGCCCGGCCGGCGCGCACGCCCGGTCGGCGGTCGGGGTCTCCGAGTTGCCGTTGAATGCTCCTGTTGAGGTGGAGCTGATCGTGGAGATCGCGTAA
- a CDS encoding DUF4177 domain-containing protein codes for MSEPTRWEYATVPLLIHATKQILDQWGQDGWELVSVLANPSGEQHVAYLKRPK; via the coding sequence ATGAGCGAACCGACCCGGTGGGAGTACGCCACCGTCCCGTTGCTGATCCACGCCACCAAACAGATCCTGGACCAGTGGGGCCAGGACGGGTGGGAGTTGGTGTCGGTACTGGCCAACCCGAGCGGTGAGCAGCATGTCGCCTACCTGAAGCGGCCGAAGTGA
- a CDS encoding ArsA-related P-loop ATPase produces the protein MTSESTGQTHTGWPARLDQARLHFVTGKGGTGKTTVAAALALALAAGGRSVLLVEVEGRQGIAQLFDVPPLPYGEQKIATAEGGGQVNALAIDTEAAFLEYLDMFYNLGIAGRAMKRIGAVEFATTIAPGLRDVLLTGKIKEVVVRNGKSAKELKGQRPYDAVVVDAPPTGRISRFLDVTKAVSDLAKGGPVHSQADGVVKLLHSELTAIHLVTLLEALPVQETLEAIEELRELDLPIGSVIVNRNIPAYLSVDDLAKAAEGVVDADAVRAGLSDAGITLSDSDFAGLLTETIQHATRMMARAESAEALDALEVPRLELPALPDGVDLGSLYELAEALEQQGVGTK, from the coding sequence GTGACCTCCGAATCCACGGGCCAAACCCATACCGGTTGGCCCGCGCGCCTGGACCAGGCGCGCCTCCACTTCGTCACCGGCAAGGGCGGGACTGGCAAAACCACCGTCGCCGCCGCGCTGGCGCTGGCGCTGGCCGCCGGTGGCCGCAGCGTCTTGCTGGTCGAGGTCGAGGGGCGCCAGGGCATCGCTCAGCTTTTCGACGTGCCGCCACTGCCGTACGGAGAGCAGAAGATCGCGACCGCCGAGGGCGGCGGGCAGGTCAACGCGCTGGCCATCGACACCGAGGCCGCGTTCCTGGAATACCTGGACATGTTCTACAACCTCGGCATCGCGGGCCGCGCCATGAAGCGCATCGGTGCCGTCGAGTTCGCCACCACGATCGCGCCCGGCCTGCGTGACGTCCTGCTCACCGGCAAGATCAAGGAGGTCGTGGTCCGTAACGGCAAGTCCGCCAAGGAACTCAAGGGACAGCGTCCCTACGACGCCGTCGTGGTCGACGCCCCGCCGACGGGCCGCATCTCCCGCTTTCTCGACGTCACCAAGGCCGTCTCGGATCTCGCCAAGGGCGGCCCGGTGCACTCCCAGGCCGATGGCGTCGTGAAGCTGCTGCACTCGGAGCTCACCGCCATCCATCTGGTCACGCTGCTCGAGGCGCTGCCGGTGCAGGAGACCCTGGAGGCCATCGAAGAATTGCGGGAGCTGGACCTGCCGATCGGCAGCGTCATCGTCAACCGCAACATCCCGGCGTACCTGTCGGTGGACGATCTGGCGAAGGCCGCCGAGGGCGTCGTCGACGCCGATGCGGTGCGCGCCGGCCTCTCCGACGCCGGAATCACCCTGTCCGACAGCGACTTCGCCGGACTGCTCACCGAGACCATCCAGCACGCGACGCGCATGATGGCACGCGCCGAGAGCGCCGAGGCGCTCGACGCCCTCGAAGTGCCCCGCCTCGAACTGCCCGCCCTGCCCGACGGGGTCGACCTGGGCAGCCTGTACGAACTCGCCGAAGCGCTCGAGCAGCAAGGGGTTGGCACCAAATGA
- a CDS encoding ArsA family ATPase gives MSGKPGHNLLKLDMHAILSDTANRVVVCCGAGGVGKTTTAAAMALRAAEYGRTVVVLTIDPAKRLAQALGIKDLGNTPQRVPLAPEVPGELYAMMLDMRRTFDEMVVQYSGEDRADSILENQFYQTVATSLSGTQEYMAMEKLGQLLAEDKWDLVVVDTPPSRNALDFLDAPKRLGNFMDSRLWRLLLGPGRGIGRLVTGAMGLAMKALSTVLGSQMLSDAAGFVQSLDATFGGFREKADRTYELLKRPGTRFVVVSAAEPDALREASFFVDRLSQEQMPLAGLILNRTHPMLCDLTADAADEAAGKLEQSGQDGDALAAATLRIHANRSVIAKREVRLLSRFTGANPHVALVGVPSLPFEVSDLEALRAIADQITGDVVKA, from the coding sequence ATGAGCGGCAAGCCAGGCCATAACCTGTTGAAGCTGGATATGCACGCGATCCTGTCGGACACCGCGAATCGCGTCGTGGTGTGCTGCGGCGCGGGCGGCGTCGGCAAGACCACCACGGCCGCCGCGATGGCGCTGCGCGCGGCCGAGTACGGCCGCACCGTCGTGGTGCTGACCATCGACCCGGCCAAGCGGCTGGCGCAGGCCCTCGGCATCAAGGACCTCGGCAACACCCCGCAGCGGGTGCCGCTGGCGCCGGAGGTGCCGGGCGAGCTCTACGCGATGATGCTGGATATGCGTCGCACCTTCGACGAGATGGTGGTGCAGTACTCGGGCGAAGACCGCGCCGACTCCATCTTGGAGAACCAGTTCTACCAAACCGTCGCGACGTCGCTGTCGGGCACGCAGGAGTACATGGCGATGGAGAAACTCGGCCAACTGCTGGCCGAGGACAAATGGGATCTGGTCGTCGTCGACACCCCGCCGTCGCGCAACGCGCTGGACTTCCTGGATGCGCCGAAGCGGCTGGGCAACTTCATGGACAGTCGCCTGTGGCGCCTGCTGCTCGGACCGGGCCGCGGCATCGGCCGGCTGGTCACCGGGGCCATGGGCCTGGCGATGAAGGCGCTGTCGACCGTGCTCGGTTCGCAGATGCTCTCCGACGCAGCCGGTTTCGTGCAGTCCCTGGACGCGACGTTCGGCGGGTTCCGCGAGAAGGCCGACCGCACCTACGAACTGCTCAAGCGGCCCGGCACCCGGTTCGTCGTGGTCTCGGCTGCCGAGCCCGACGCGCTGCGCGAGGCGTCGTTCTTCGTCGACCGGCTGTCGCAGGAGCAGATGCCGCTGGCCGGCCTGATTCTCAACCGCACGCACCCGATGCTGTGCGATCTCACCGCCGATGCCGCCGACGAGGCCGCGGGCAAGCTCGAGCAGTCCGGTCAGGACGGCGACGCGCTGGCCGCGGCCACGCTGCGGATCCACGCGAACCGCTCCGTCATCGCCAAGCGCGAAGTCCGGCTGTTGTCGCGATTCACCGGCGCCAACCCGCACGTGGCGTTGGTGGGCGTGCCCTCCTTGCCGTTCGAGGTGTCCGACCTCGAGGCCCTGCGGGCGATCGCCGATCAGATCACGGGCGACGTCGTCAAGGCCTGA
- a CDS encoding WhiB family transcriptional regulator has protein sequence MPGVVQPEAEARIAWVSQARCRQADPDELFVRGAAQRKAAVICRHCPVIVECGADALDNRVEFGVWGGMTERQRRALLKQHPEVVSWAEFFATQRKHRNAV, from the coding sequence ATACCGGGTGTGGTCCAACCTGAAGCAGAAGCCAGAATCGCCTGGGTCTCTCAAGCCCGGTGCCGGCAGGCCGACCCGGATGAGCTGTTCGTCCGCGGCGCCGCGCAGCGCAAGGCCGCCGTCATCTGCCGACATTGCCCGGTGATCGTCGAGTGTGGTGCCGACGCCCTCGACAACCGCGTCGAGTTCGGTGTTTGGGGCGGCATGACCGAGCGCCAGCGCCGTGCCCTGCTCAAGCAGCACCCCGAGGTGGTGTCCTGGGCGGAGTTCTTCGCTACTCAGCGCAAGCACCGCAACGCGGTCTAA